ATGAAATCAAAGCATTTGAAGAAAAACGCAAAGCCTCACAGCCATGGCTGTTTAATGCTTGATTGTTAAGATAAAACACGCAGAACAAGACCTTTACAAAACTCTTTGAGGCCGTCTGAAGTATCCAGTTATCGTCATTCCCGCGTAGGCGGGAATCCAGCCTTAAAACCATCAAGTATTTTATTTCAATTACTTATGTAAAACGACTGGATTCCCGCCTACGCGGGAATGACGGGGTTTAAGCATTTCAGATGATTTTAAGGTATTGTTGTAAAAGTTTCAGGCCGTCTGAAAACTTGATATTTCAGACGGCCTGAGACCTTTTCAAAATTCCTTTCAGTATCTTAAAACCTCTGCGTCATGCTCGTGCTCAACTCGATCATCTTTGTTGTTTCAAAGGAAATAACAGATACTCGGGTCAAGCCCGAGTATGACAAAACATAAATAAATTCAGGATTAAAACGTATTTGGCAAAGGTCTCGGCCTAACTCAATATCTATCCCTATTTTTTACCGCCAATCTGCTCACATTTCCCTGTGGTGAGATAAGCTTGTGCGGAGGCCGCATCTTGGCATCGGTAAGCCTCACCGACACTATTCATCCACAACGCCAAGGTATAACCGCTATTTGCTTTTGGCGTAACCACCAAGCTGTAGCGCGAACTTTTGGTTGCGTCAGGCATAGCCACGGTTATATCGTAGCGGGCAACCAAATCCGGTTCTTTAAATAATCCGGATATGTGGCTTTCCAAATCGGTTTGCGAAGATAGCGAACCGGGTTCACTTACCCGCTTGGTTTTAATATTGTTATTGATATCCACCAATTCCGCGTGAGCATCGGTTAAATGTCCGCGTTCGATATAGTGGTTATACGACGGGTAAGCGATTGCAGCGAGAATACCGATAATGGCCACCACAATCATCAATTCAACCAAGGTAAAGCCTTGTGTTTGCCGTTTTAATTTCATATTTCGCCTATTTCTCCGCTTCTACATAAGACTGCAACATCACAACTGTGTTACTGTTTTTACCCCACGCCTTGGCAGTTACACGGTAGATTTCCGAACCATCAGGTTGCTGACTAATATATTCAATAATGTAACGAGGAGATTTTGCAGCTTCTCTTGCTGCTAATGTTCCGCTGCTATTATCTATGCATGACTCAGTTTTAGAAGTTCCACAGGTAGCACGCTCCCAAGCGGGTTTTGTACCAACACTACATAAAGCTTCTCCACACTCTTCCGTGAACTGGCTTGCCTCGAGATCATCGTCAGCAATTTTCTTCTCACCTGTTCGTAATGCGGCCTCAGCCAATGCCGTGGCATATTTATGATCGGCATCGTTGGTGCTGATACGCTGCTCAGTGTTATACGATTGCGTTACACTCACTACCAAAAAGGCCACCACGATCATCACCATCAACACAATAAACAGTGAAAAACCCTGCTGTGCCGATTTGGGTGTAGAAGTTATGAAAGGCTGCGGTTGGCGCATGTGTTTCCTCCCCTTATTGTTGCGTCGATAGTGTAGATTTGATTGGCATTCGCTGCGCCCCCGTTCAGATTGATGCGCACAAAAGCAGGAACCCTATTCAACTCGGTTGAGTATTGGAAAGTTTCAGTATGCCCTGCCCCATCAGGACAATTATTAACATAGAGATATCTGAAAGTTGCCCCTGTAACACCACTTACCAACAATTGGGGGTTACCCCATGAATCCCCATTCAACTGGAAACGGAAGAAACCTGTTTGTCCGCCGATAGAGCCGGTTGCGTACGCATGTACGGCATAACGCAAAACGGAAATTTCACTATCGTTTACCGTTGCTCCGCCCAATTCGCTCTTAATGGTTGCTGTCGCAGGCCGGTTATCATCTGCCGGTCGAACCAAAGCGTTGCATGTGCTAAACACCAAAGGTTCACCTACCGAAGGATTTTCACTGCCATAGATAAAGACCAAAGCATCAGAAGAAGCTGCAAAACCTGCCGGACTAAAATCAGCTCTAGCAATACTGCGGACAGGCATCAGGTTATCGGCATCGTTCTCCAATCTGAAAGCTTCACTACCGGAGGTATTTGTATTTTTATCACTAATGGTTCTGCTGCCCTTTTTGGCTTTTACTACTACCGCACTTCCGCTACCTATAGTTTCGGTATGTTTCTCAATATCGGCCATCATATTGAAGCAACCGAAGCCACCTGCCATGCGGGCATCGCGCACCACCATATTGGCAGCATTACGCAAATCCTGCTGTATGTTCATACGGCTGTCGGCGGCATTATTTAATTGGCGGGCGGTAAAATAACCTTTGCTCACGGCCACCAATACAATCATGCTTAATGCGCTGGCCACCAAAAATTCTATCAGGCTGAAACCCTTGATATTTTGTGTGCCCGTAATCAGTAGGTAATATTTTTTGTTTTTCATATTCACTCTTTTATCCGATTAATTTGGCATACGTGCTTCATAAGTATAGACCAACTTATTGTTATTACTTGCATTACTGTTTAACGTGTTTTCATTTGCTTTTTCCGTATCGACCTGCCAAAGCACTTTAATGAATAAAGGATCACCATCCCCGCCTGTACAATTGGTTTGTGTGCTACCATTAGCCGCTATCGCCATCGCCCTACCTGTTGTGTCGTTACAAATGGTGTATTTAATATCCGCATTTGGCAAAGCTCGAGCTAACGCATCTTCAAAACGCCCCAATTGATCTAATAACAAATCCCTTTTATCCATATTTGTAGCCGTATCTTGCTGGCACCATCCACTGGTTGCACATTTGCGCACTGTGTTATTATTGATTCTCGAATTTCTATAACTTAATGCCCTTGCTCCAGTAATAATTGCATCATATCTTTTTCTAACCCAGCCCGTTTCCTCCCCATTTACTCCTACTTCTACCGACAAAGTCGGGTTAATCTGCATCCCTTCCATCAGGTTCTGCACGGCTTGGGCGACAACGGTTTGGCTTTCGGCTTCGCGCACGCTGGATACGGTGCGCAATTGGGTGGCGAGCAATGCCAGCACACCGACGGCCAATGCGAACATGGCCACCAGCACTTCAACCAGCGTCATGCCGCTTTGGTTTTGTTTCAGACGGCCTTTGCTGCCCGCTGCTGTGCGGATTGCGGCGTTTGCGTGTGAATGGTTCGGGTATAAGGTTTTGCGCATATTTTCCCCATGCGGTTTTTATTTAAGGGTTAAGGCTTGGGTGAAACCGTATCTTTTGTGTTTAAGGCGACGGCTGTTCATCTTTATATTTGCACAGCTTGGCAATCGTTTCTGTTGCGCCGCTTTCGCATTTTCGCACCCTGCCGCTGCTGTCTATCAGCAAAATCGAAGCCCGTGATGCTTTGGTGTTGTCGTCTTTTGCGGCGGCATCGGTAACGGCAATTTTGACAAAACCGCCGCCTATGGTGAATGTGCCGTCTGTGGCGGCGGCGTGGCCGAATGTTCCATTAGGGTAAAATGCCCACACGGTATTGCTGTTTTGTTTTGTGCCGCTGAAGTTGTAGGTATTGAACTGATAGCTGGTGCGCTCTTCGTTTTGTGCGTTCAAAATAACGGTGCGCAAATCAATATCGGTGTTACGCGTATAACTTCCGTCTTTGTTGGTGTCGGCAAATGCCACCATGCCTTTGCCTGCATGGGCTGTGTTGCAGTAGAGATCGGGATTGCCGTCCACTTTAATTTGTGCGGGGCAAACATAAACCGGCAGATTCAAACGGACGGCTTCGCCGCGGGCGAAGCGCAGGAGATTGGCCACCTGCTCCGCCTGGCTGGCGGCTCGGCGGGAGGCTATCCATTGGCTCATATTGGGAAAGGCTATTGCGGCCATAATTGCCACGATAGCAATCACGATCAACAGCTCGGTTAAGGTGAAACCTTGGTATTTTGAACGCATGAGCAAACCTGACGACGTTGT
The sequence above is a segment of the Neisseria dentiae genome. Coding sequences within it:
- a CDS encoding PilX family type IV pilin, which codes for MKLKRQTQGFTLVELMIVVAIIGILAAIAYPSYNHYIERGHLTDAHAELVDINNNIKTKRVSEPGSLSSQTDLESHISGLFKEPDLVARYDITVAMPDATKSSRYSLVVTPKANSGYTLALWMNSVGEAYRCQDAASAQAYLTTGKCEQIGGKK
- a CDS encoding pilus assembly PilX family protein; its protein translation is MRQPQPFITSTPKSAQQGFSLFIVLMVMIVVAFLVVSVTQSYNTEQRISTNDADHKYATALAEAALRTGEKKIADDDLEASQFTEECGEALCSVGTKPAWERATCGTSKTESCIDNSSGTLAAREAAKSPRYIIEYISQQPDGSEIYRVTAKAWGKNSNTVVMLQSYVEAEK
- a CDS encoding PilW family protein; translated protein: MKNKKYYLLITGTQNIKGFSLIEFLVASALSMIVLVAVSKGYFTARQLNNAADSRMNIQQDLRNAANMVVRDARMAGGFGCFNMMADIEKHTETIGSGSAVVVKAKKGSRTISDKNTNTSGSEAFRLENDADNLMPVRSIARADFSPAGFAASSDALVFIYGSENPSVGEPLVFSTCNALVRPADDNRPATATIKSELGGATVNDSEISVLRYAVHAYATGSIGGQTGFFRFQLNGDSWGNPQLLVSGVTGATFRYLYVNNCPDGAGHTETFQYSTELNRVPAFVRINLNGGAANANQIYTIDATIRGGNTCANRSLS
- the pilV gene encoding type IV pilus modification protein PilV, with the translated sequence MRKTLYPNHSHANAAIRTAAGSKGRLKQNQSGMTLVEVLVAMFALAVGVLALLATQLRTVSSVREAESQTVVAQAVQNLMEGMQINPTLSVEVGVNGEETGWVRKRYDAIITGARALSYRNSRINNNTVRKCATSGWCQQDTATNMDKRDLLLDQLGRFEDALARALPNADIKYTICNDTTGRAMAIAANGSTQTNCTGGDGDPLFIKVLWQVDTEKANENTLNSNASNNNKLVYTYEARMPN
- a CDS encoding GspH/FimT family pseudopilin; translated protein: MRSKYQGFTLTELLIVIAIVAIMAAIAFPNMSQWIASRRAASQAEQVANLLRFARGEAVRLNLPVYVCPAQIKVDGNPDLYCNTAHAGKGMVAFADTNKDGSYTRNTDIDLRTVILNAQNEERTSYQFNTYNFSGTKQNSNTVWAFYPNGTFGHAAATDGTFTIGGGFVKIAVTDAAAKDDNTKASRASILLIDSSGRVRKCESGATETIAKLCKYKDEQPSP